Proteins encoded within one genomic window of Salmo trutta chromosome 11, fSalTru1.1, whole genome shotgun sequence:
- the LOC115202401 gene encoding GTPase IMAP family member 7 gives MLQNPNMTEKRIVLLGKTGAGKSAAGNTILGTRLFKSQLRSISVTKDCDKKREMVCGQSLAVIDTPGLFDTKFTQEEAIEKITMCINLSSPGPHVFLIVIKLGRFTEEEQKTVKMIQKLFGNEASKYTMVLFTHGDKLRDGTIEEFLFGNQNLVSLVDQCNGGYHVFNNKDKNPSQVTELLEKINNMVMMNGGSHYTTEMFQEAEREIEEEKNRILRENEETRNKEEEKLKKIFEGEALEKARMELREKHEREAREKAERMSTAGHYLVVAGSVAASGATIGGVIAGPAGAAVGALAGAIAGVIEVLFEEYVCCIQ, from the exons ATGCTCCAAAACCCAAACATGACTG AGAAACGGATTGTGCTGTTGGGGAAGACTGGTGCTGGGAAGAGTGCAGCAGGAAACACAATCCTGGGGACGAGATTGTTCAAATCACAATTACGTTCCATCTCTGTGACTAAAGATTGtgataagaaaagagaaatggtGTGTGGGCAGAGTCTGGCTGTTATTGACACCCCAGGGTTGTTTGACACAAAGTTTACACAGGAGGAAGCAATAGAAAAGATCACAATGTGCATCAACCTCTCTTCTCCGGGTCCTCATGTGTTCCTGATTGTGATCAAGCTGGGAAGATTCACTGAAGAGGAGCAGAAAACAGTGAAGATGATTCAGAAACTCTTTGGTAACGAAGCATCAAAATACACCATGGTTCTCTTCACACATGGAGACAAACTTCGGGATGGAACAATTGAAGAATTTCTGTTTGGAAATCAAAATCTAGTAAGCTTAGTTGACCAATGCAATGGGGGATATCACGTCTTCAACAACAAAGATAAGAATCCCTCCCAGGTCACTGAGCTGCTTGAGAAGATAAACAACATGGTCATGATGAATGGAGGAAGCCATTACACCACTGAGATGTTCcaggaggctgagagagagattgaagaggAGAAGAACAGGATCctgagagagaatgaagagacgAGAAACAAAGAGGAGGAGAAACTGAAGAAAATATTTGAAGGAGAGGCTCTGGAGAAAGCAAGAATGGAGCTGAGGGAAAAACATGAAAGAGAGGCTCGAGAGAAAGCTGAAAGAATGAGCACAGCTGGGCATTATCTTGTTGTTGCAGGTTCTGTTGCTGCAAGTGGAGCTACTATTGGAGGTGTTATTGCAGGACCAGCTGGTGCAGCAGTAGGTGCGTTAGCAGGAGCTATTGCTGGAGTAATTGAGGTGTTGTTTGAAGAATATGTTTGCTgtatacaataa